Genomic window (Oryza sativa Japonica Group chromosome 3, ASM3414082v1):
TCGCCGCCGGCTGGACCCCGCGCAAGATCAAGCGCATCCGCAACCCGCGCGCGGAGCGCGGCACCTACAACGAGTACAACTACAGCAAGTTCCGGCTGTGGCAGCTCACCGACTACGACCGCGTGGTGTTCGTCGACGCCGACATCCTCGTCCTCCGCGACCTCGACGCCCTCTTCGGCTTCCCGCAGCTGACGGCGGTGGGCAACGACGGCTCGCTCTTCAACTCCGGGGTGATGGTGATCGAGCCGTCGCAGTGCACGTTCCAGTCGCTGATCCGGCAGCGGCGGACCATCCGGTCCTACAACGGCGGCGATCAGGGGTTCCTGAACGAGGTGTTCGTCTGGTGGCACCGGCTGCCGCGGCGGGTGAACTACCTCAAGAACTTCTGGGCGAACACTACGGCGGAGCGGGCGCTCAAGGAGCGGCTGTTCCGGGCGGATCCCGCGGAGGTGTGGTCGATCCACTACCTGGGGCTGAAGCCGTGGACGTGCTACCGCGACTACGACTGCAACTGGAACATCGGCGACCAGCGGGTGTACGCCAGCGACGCCGCGCACGCGCGGTGGTGGCAGGTGTACGACGACATGGGGGAGGCCATGCGCTCGCCGTGCCGCCTGTCGGAGCGGAGGAAGATCGAGATCGCCTGGGACCGACACCTCGCCGAGGAGGCCGGCTTCTCCGACCACCACTGGAAGATCAACATCACCGACCCCCGCAAGTGGGAGTAGATTGCCTcgccggcgatcgccgccgTCCCGTCCCCGTACGACGTGGCAGCTTGCTAGCTtagctgggctgggctgggatGGGCTGGCTGGCCGCATTTAGAATTTTGGGCCTCCGttaattctctcttctttaaCCTCTGTTCATATATACACGCACAGGGACTATAGATTTACTAAGCCCTCGGTGAATAATTCAATCACAAGTAAATAATTGAGTAAAATGAAGTCACCTTTTTATTGTCAAAGTTTTACTTTGGATCACACTTAAACCAATCTTTTCATTTTAGACCGGATAACTTTGCCTATAGTATTTGGCTTGGATCACCCCACTCTCTTTACTATTCATGTATAGATATGAGCAGCATATAAAAGGGGAAGTTCACCATTATACCGAAACCGATTTGATTGAGGTTATTTATGGGTGTTTGAAGAAGTTAAGGATGAtccaaacttaaaaaaaattgataaaatttTCTGATCATCCAAACTAAAAAATATACAAAACTATCTGATTCTAAAGTGAAAAGATTGATTTGAGGGTGGTCCAAAGTAAAACTTAGGCCCAAATCACAATCCACTCGCAATAATTTGATCCAGTGATCACTTGGGCCTCATTTCTCTCATGGGCCGTGAAAGAGGTTTCAAGGCCCATGACGCACACCTAAGATTGACCAGTTCAACTAACGTTTGCTAAATTTAAGCGGAAGCCGTTGAAAAGCCAAGGAAGCAAAAACCACCCGTTTGTGGCGCGCGGTGATCCATAAACAGTAGTGGCCTCCCTTCGTGAGCCCCCTTTCCTCGCGTCGTCCCCTTCGCGGAGCCTCCCCTTCGTGGGCGCGCTCCATTGCTCTCTCCCCTCCCACCCAATCCTATTATGACATTACGATGCCTATCCCCAttgccttcctcttcctcctccccctcctcctcgccgcctcctcccatgccaccgcctcctcccatGCCACCGCCTCCGTCGTCCCACAACCTCGAGGTAATtcatggtactccctccattttatattataataaattttatcttttttattaaataatcaattttgttaaacttataaaagaatataaaaatattttctacaaaacaaacatatataatcatAGTATATCtaatgttgttgttgttgtataTGTTGCTAATTGTTTATGTAAACTTGATTATATCTAACTGAtcagaaaaaaaagtttaagcCACTAATTATATCACAAACACGGAGTAATTGATTCTTGCATGCAAGAAATGGGACGTGTAATGGTGGGTGATCGAAATGTTATTATAGGGTTCTATATAAACTGTGGATCGGAGAAGGAGGAGCAGATAGGGAGCATCAAGTGGATACAGGATGAGGGGTTCATCGCCGTCGGCAACATGTCCGCCGTCGACAAGCCGAACATCCTGCCGCTGCTCGCCACCGTGCGCTACTTCCccgacgcgacggcgaggaaGTACTGCTACCAGCTCCCCGTCGTCAAGGGGTCGCGGTACCTCGTCCGGACGACCTACTTCTACGGCGggttcgacggcggcgacgttcCGCCGGTGTTCGACCAGATCGTCGACGGGACGCGGTGGAGCGCCGTGAACACCACCGACAACTTCCGGCGGGGCATGTCGACCTACTTCGAGATGGTGGCGGAGGCGCAGGGGAAGACGATGAGCGTGTGCCTGGCGCGCCGCGCCGACACCCGGTCCAGCCCCTTCATCTCCGCGCTCGAGCTCGTCAGCCTCGACGACTCCATGTACAACACCACCGACTTCGACAAGTACGTCATGAGCACGGTGGCGCGCAGCCGGTTCGGCGCCAAGGGCGAGATCGTGAGGTACGCGcgttccgccgctcgccgccgccacgacggcGCGTTGTTGTGTCCTGATTAACCTGACATGGCTGGAATTTCTAGCTATCCAGATGACCAGTACAACCGGTACTGGGCGCCGTTCACGgacgcgaacccgacggtggAGAGCCACTCGGCGATCACGCCGGAGGAGTTCTGGAACGTGCCGCCGGCGAAGGCGCTCCGGGCCGGCGTGACGACGAGCCGGGGGAAGAAGCTGTCGGTGCAGTGGCCGCCGGTggagctgccggcggcgacctacTACGTGGCGCTCTACTTCCAGGACTCCCGCACGGCGAGCCCCTACAGCTGGCGCGTCTTCGACGTCGCCGTCAACGGCAAGGAGTTCTTCCGGGAGCTCAACGCCTcggccgccggcgtcatggTGTACTCCACCATGATGCCTCTCTCCGGCAAGATGGAGATCGTGCTCACGCCCAACGAGACGTCGCCGGTCGGCCCGCTGATCAACGCCGGCGAGATCTACCAGATTGTGCCGCTCGGTGGCCGGACGGCCACCAGAGATGGTATGCGCCTCCAGatcagggtttgaaatttcgtttcaaaatttccgaaattcGCCCCCCACCGGCAATCTTATATCTCAGTCCGAAAATTTTcggttttttgcttttttttttgtgtgaatttggtcaaattttattaaaaatcagtcaaaatttcaaataatttcggccaaaaaaaatcgaactttctgaaatttcgccccccccccccctccaacCCAACCCCCAAAGAAAAAGCAATTTCGAAAATAAAAACCCTGCTCCAGATCGATAGACAGGCTGATCTCCAAATGTCAAGCAGTTTCTTTCTGCAAAATTTGAGCAAagcaaaattttaaaagttcatCATTGTGCTAGCTAGATTCAGTATGTGAGATTAATTTTTGGGTGATGAGAAGGTTTAGGATCTTCGCTTGTGCAGTGGTTGCAATGGAGGAACTTGCCAGGAGCATCAAGAACCCGCCGCCGGACTGGGCCGGCGATCCTTGCCTGCCGCGGCAGAATTCGTGGACCGGGGTTATCTGCTCCGAGGGATCACCCGTGCGCGTCGTATCACTGTAAGTGTTCAGATTGACATGGTTTGGCACCTATGAACTCATATGGTGTTGACAGTGAATAAGCTACCGAGATGTTGGTTGTTGCTGTGATGATATGATCCATTTTCTGTATACTACAGGGATCTAAAAAATCATGGTCTTTCAGGATCGCTCCCTGACAGTATTGGAAATTTGACTGGGATGAAAAATATGTAAGATTGACACGATCATATAGAGTGAATCCGAATGATCAAATGGGATAAGCACTTGGGTCTAATTTTCCTGTTGAAATTGTATGCAGCTATTTCGGTGGCAACAAACTCACAGGCTCCATACCTGATTTGAGCAGCATGCACATCTTGGAAGAATTGTAAGCTCAATGGATAGGCAGTAGGAGATTGATTACTACTCATCCTAGCTAGGAGACTCATTTCCATCATACTAACTTTTCTGAATTTGGAAAGGCATTTTGAGGGCAATCAGTTAAGTGGACCAATCAGCCCATCGCTGGGAACACTCACCAATCTCAAGGAGCTGTAAGTATCCTAACCCTCTTTTTGTTGCATGTCCAAACAGCTGATAACTCTTAGTACTTGCCTCATGCATTTGCTCCTGCGAAAGACAGATACCTGAACAACAACAATCTCACCGGCCAGATACCAGAGAGCCTGAAAAACAAACCTGAACTTGACATGAGGTATGATTGGGGAACAAAGTCTTCACATTTTGGATCCATTTTATATGCTGATGGTATTGCttttgcataaaaaaaaaatatatatatatatatatacaggacTGAGGGGAACAAACTTAATTGAGGCTGGAAAGGAAGGAATATCTGAGATGATCATTTCCAATCTAATGTTACATTTATGTACAGAAAGATACAGTTTGATGATGAAGGGAGAAGAGCGAAGGCTTCAGAAACTGTAGGATGATATTCATGTATGATGCTGTATGTGAGTTGAAAGATTGATGTGATATTTAGCATCATCCTTTTGATCCATTTTGTGTTATTAGTATTTGTTGTACATGCTGCATTAGATGGCATTAGTGTAGGATAATTGTTAGGTCAAAGAAGCAGTTCATAATCTAACCAATCTAAACGCCAAAAGTTGTACCATGTTCCATCAAAACTTAATTAGGACAGAAACATGCAGTAGCCAGACACATAAACAGCAGATACTCCAAATCTGTCAGCTAATAAACTCCCGAGTGTCGAATTGGCAGTAATTGTGGACACACCAATTACAAACAACATAAGAGTGGCAAATTGTTCCTTCTCCCAACATAGATATGGGCTACATGATAGATGCTCTGCAAACTAGCAGAGTAACAGATTAAGTGCCTAATGGTAATACTAACAGATGAGGCCTAAACCTACCCAAAATGCAATTTTTCGTCTGCCGATGTGTTAGTAGTGCCGTCTTTGTTGATGTCACTTGGTTACCTCATTTCCATCATCAACAGTAGCTCGGATAATATGCACCTGgacaaaaatcaattttcaagGATTATTCACATTATTCATATATAAAACATGCTTAAGTTACAGGTACAAATTTATTCAGACATATTGTTCAGTTCAGTAAAAATTAATACCTTGAAGGTTGTAGGCTTGACCAACTGAAATACTGTCGCATCTCCATCCAACAATCCATGGTCCAAAGCAAAGCCAGCCCAGCCACCACTTAGGCCATTCTTGTAGGCAAGGTAATTGGTATCAAATTGCTCGTCTTTCTCATCCAACAAAGTGACAATGGCATCATGTTTTGGCAGGTAAGTCTCGCAGAAATGCCTCGGTAAGCCCTTTTGATCATGCCACCAAACAAGTATTAGTACCACATGACAACAGTTCCCCTTAAAGAAGGGTTGCAGGGATGGGAATGTGATAGTGCAGTACTCACCAACCAAAATCCTCGGACCACATGTGAATGTAGCATTGGCTTCACGAAGGAGGGAAATTCAGGGTCAAGTTGTGATTCCAGTTCCTCTGCTTTTCTTGCTGCCTCGAGCCTAGCTTCCATGGAAATTGATCCACGGGTTGCCAGGTAGATACTGTCAATTGCTTTTCGTGGAGACCTGCAGAAGAAATCGGACAACGGGATGTAGTTTTGCACCTTTTGCTACTTAGTGGGAGGCAATACAGGCTTCATACGCTCATGTGGTAATGTTATTGTTATCACATAATGACATACCTTTTCATCCTCTCTGCGCCATCTGGTGCTACCTGCCGACAAATGCTACTTCTTAGTACAGAAAAGATGTTTCTTATGATggttacatacttacatatgTGGATGCTAGGAACAATGGCACAATTTAAAATGCCATTTACTGAAAATTGTTAAGTTCTGCTAAGAATGGTTTGTTTCAGAGACTTATTTAATGCTCAGTAGTTCCTACcaaatttgcacatttttttatcaattcagttGGTCAGAAAACGTGAAATACAGCTTCTTCACTGTGCAATAGGCCGTTTTTACAGCTTGCACTAGCTGGATTGACAGCCACGGCTAGAACGTATGAAAATCACGCTCAATAATTTGTAACCTTAAACTTAGAACCAGATGCATCAGAACAAGAAGCAGGTGTATctgaacttcttttttttttctatgactGAATATTACTGAATCTTTTTTTCTCCTTGACATTTATTACTGTGTAAATGGAACACCAAAGCAAAGCAGTTACCTCTGCATACTTGACCTCAGGGAGATTAGCGAGGCGCCGAGACCTCCTCGGAGGCGAGGGAGCCACGACCGCCGCCTCGATGATCCTACGCCTCTTCTGCTTCTGCTCCGccgaaaaaagaaataaaaccaaaaaaagaaagatcaaATTAATGAACGGATCGAGCAGCGAGCGAGCAAGAGCAACCGATTAGAATGTAGAGCGCGGTGGCAGCATGAGTTGGTCACCATGGGGGAGGGGGTCTTgggggcgacggcgatggcggcggagaggtggCGCAGGTTGAGCGCCTCCATCTTGCGCTTGTTCTCCTCCACCgtcctctccctcgccgcctcgtACGCCGTCATCCCCttctccatccccatccccatctcccccccttcctcctcctcctcctcctcctcctctccctactCGATTTGCTGCGGCTTTGCGAGGCTGGAGAAGAAGGGTTtaagcgagggagagagagagaagaggcagAGAGGAATGGGGTTTTGGGTCCTTTTCAACGTCGTGGTCCTCGTGGGTCAAGTAAAGCAGAGGGCAGGCAGAGGGAATCGACCGTTGGAACGGGGAGGGGTAAAACGGTGAATTCAGGTCAGTGGGACGTGTgtccctgacaggtggggcccgcacaTTCATCCGAGATGTTTCGTGCTTCGTGCGATGCGGAGTACGTGTGCGCCCGTATTTTCGGGAGAAAGGAAAGGGCACGAAAAGAATAGCTGGGCCGGAAAAgtagttagatttttttttatccgaGTTCTGGGCCGGCCCAGAAACTTGGTCCACGGGGCTAAATGTgatacgattttgctatatatttgtcgacaaattttctcctaaaaatttgacagatgtaattacagtacaatcgtagtgtaattacactgtaacttgcatgtaatcacactgtaactatagtgtaacttatatgtaactttcaaaaatctctttgtaatatgttatttcggtaaaatggaggttgtgggaacaaatccttacacatatgtttgtgctgtgattt
Coding sequences:
- the LOC4331857 gene encoding probable LRR receptor-like serine/threonine-protein kinase At1g67720 precursor, with product MPIPIAFLFLLPLLLAASSHATASSHATASVVPQPRGFYINCGSEKEEQIGSIKWIQDEGFIAVGNMSAVDKPNILPLLATVRYFPDATARKYCYQLPVVKGSRYLVRTTYFYGGFDGGDVPPVFDQIVDGTRWSAVNTTDNFRRGMSTYFEMVAEAQGKTMSVCLARRADTRSSPFISALELVSLDDSMYNTTDFDKYVMSTVARSRFGAKGEIVSYPDDQYNRYWAPFTDANPTVESHSAITPEEFWNVPPAKALRAGVTTSRGKKLSVQWPPVELPAATYYVALYFQDSRTASPYSWRVFDVAVNGKEFFRELNASAAGVMVYSTMMPLSGKMEIVLTPNETSPVGPLINAGEIYQIVPLGGRTATRDVVAMEELARSIKNPPPDWAGDPCLPRQNSWTGVICSEGSPVRVVSLDLKNHGLSGSLPDSIGNLTGMKNIYFGGNKLTGSIPDLSSMHILEELHFEGNQLSGPISPSLGTLTNLKELYLNNNNLTGQIPESLKNKPELDMRTEGNKLN
- the LOC4331858 gene encoding B3 domain-containing protein Os03g0184500, whose product is MGMGMEKGMTAYEAARERTVEENKRKMEALNLRHLSAAIAVAPKTPSPMKQKRRRIIEAAVVAPSPPRRSRRLANLPEVKYAEVAPDGAERMKRSPRKAIDSIYLATRGSISMEARLEAARKAEELESQLDPEFPSFVKPMLHSHVVRGFWLGLPRHFCETYLPKHDAIVTLLDEKDEQFDTNYLAYKNGLSGGWAGFALDHGLLDGDATVFQLVKPTTFKVHIIRATVDDGNEVTK